A window of Clostridium sp. Marseille-P299 contains these coding sequences:
- a CDS encoding VOC family protein, with protein MEFKFAHNNINVLNLEKSLEFYKEALGLVESRRKVAENGEFILVYLGDGVTDHLLELTWLKEWDRPYNLGDNEFHLAFEVDDFDAAYEKHKEMGCICFENKAMGIYFISDPDGYWLEIVPGK; from the coding sequence ATGGAGTTTAAATTTGCACATAATAATATTAATGTACTTAATTTGGAGAAGTCTTTAGAATTCTATAAAGAAGCCTTAGGATTAGTAGAATCAAGAAGAAAAGTAGCTGAAAATGGAGAGTTTATACTTGTATACTTAGGTGATGGAGTTACAGATCATTTACTTGAATTAACTTGGTTAAAAGAATGGGATCGCCCATATAATCTAGGGGATAATGAATTCCATTTAGCATTTGAAGTTGACGATTTTGATGCAGCTTATGAAAAACATAAAGAAATGGGTTGTATTTGTTTTGAAAATAAAGCAATGGGTATTTATTTTATCAGTGATCCAGATGGTTACTGGCTTGAAATTGTACCTGGGAAGTAA
- a CDS encoding MBL fold metallo-hydrolase → MKVTYIYHSCFVVELDSYILIFDYFKGELPKFDSSKRIFVFSSHKHYDHFNKEIFQIMEPYKDVTYILSKDLKMNEKYMEKQGIPQEDYDKIHYVGKNETISIDSLSTLTTLTSTDEGVAFYLDISGTVIYHAGDLNWWSWAGETKEEYEDMTKRFKDEIKKLEGKKIKVAFLPLDPRQEDRFWWGFDYFMKLTDTTYAFPMHFWEKPSVIDQLKGMEIAKEYKDRIMNVDKEGKEFLIES, encoded by the coding sequence ATGAAGGTAACGTATATCTATCATAGCTGTTTTGTTGTTGAATTGGATTCCTATATCTTAATCTTTGATTATTTTAAAGGAGAACTACCAAAGTTTGATTCTTCAAAGCGCATCTTCGTTTTTTCAAGTCATAAGCATTATGATCACTTTAATAAAGAAATCTTTCAGATAATGGAACCTTATAAGGATGTCACATATATCCTATCAAAGGATCTAAAGATGAATGAGAAGTATATGGAAAAGCAAGGGATACCACAGGAAGATTATGATAAAATTCATTATGTTGGAAAGAATGAGACGATTTCAATAGATTCGTTAAGTACACTTACCACATTAACTTCAACAGATGAGGGAGTAGCATTTTATCTTGATATTTCTGGTACGGTCATTTATCATGCTGGAGATTTGAATTGGTGGTCTTGGGCTGGTGAAACCAAAGAAGAATACGAAGATATGACCAAACGTTTTAAAGATGAAATTAAAAAGTTGGAAGGTAAGAAGATAAAAGTAGCATTTCTACCACTTGACCCTAGACAAGAGGATCGCTTTTGGTGGGGATTTGATTATTTTATGAAATTAACCGACACAACATATGCATTTCCAATGCATTTTTGGGAGAAACCATCCGTCATTGATCAGTTAAAAGGTATGGAAATTGCAAAAGAATATAAAGATCGAATTATGAATGTTGATAAGGAAGGGAAAGAATTTCTTATTGAATCATAA
- a CDS encoding tocopherol cyclase family protein: MKCFHGDGKTISYFEGWYFKHQRKKKVICFIPGVQIDGAGNASAFIQVITNNQTHYVTYPYDCFQSHPKRLWIKIGNNLFTEKGVKLDIKCPDLEIKGKIKYGPLTPISYCIMGPLRFIPFMKCSHDVFSMSHNINGKLSMNGKQFCLDGGKGYIETDYGSSFPSTYFWAQCNDFKGEECSVVTAIADMNILCFKIRGCFAIIYYQGKEYRFATYLGAKVVLLRKNKVCITQGQDTLYIQTYDRQPRELKAPQNGTMNRSIYEDVSCYIRFRFYHAGKKVFDLRSSHASVEYVGIKNSN, encoded by the coding sequence ATGAAATGTTTTCATGGTGATGGAAAGACAATATCCTATTTTGAAGGATGGTATTTTAAACATCAGAGAAAGAAAAAAGTGATTTGTTTTATTCCAGGAGTACAAATAGATGGAGCTGGAAATGCATCCGCGTTTATACAAGTTATTACGAACAATCAGACCCATTATGTTACGTATCCATACGATTGTTTTCAATCACATCCAAAACGATTATGGATTAAAATAGGAAATAATTTATTTACCGAAAAAGGTGTAAAATTAGATATAAAATGTCCTGATCTAGAAATTAAAGGTAAAATTAAATATGGTCCACTCACTCCAATTTCATACTGCATCATGGGTCCACTACGTTTTATACCATTTATGAAATGTAGCCATGATGTATTTAGCATGTCACATAATATCAATGGTAAATTAAGCATGAATGGAAAGCAATTTTGTCTAGATGGTGGAAAAGGATATATAGAAACAGATTATGGAAGTTCATTTCCAAGCACGTATTTTTGGGCACAGTGTAATGATTTTAAAGGAGAAGAGTGTTCCGTTGTTACAGCAATAGCTGATATGAATATTTTATGCTTTAAAATAAGAGGATGTTTTGCAATCATATATTATCAGGGGAAGGAATATCGATTTGCAACTTATCTTGGTGCAAAAGTAGTATTACTTCGTAAAAACAAGGTATGCATTACACAAGGTCAAGATACCTTATATATACAAACGTATGATAGGCAACCACGCGAATTAAAAGCACCGCAAAATGGGACGATGAATCGTTCGATTTATGAAGATGTCTCTTGTTATATAAGATTTAGATTCTATCATGCAGGGAAAAAGGTGTTTGATTTAAGGAGTAGTCATGCAAGCGTTGAATATGTGGGAATAAAAAATAGTAATTAA
- the splB gene encoding spore photoproduct lyase, whose protein sequence is MFRPKRVIFEQGAKEFALGKELYERFLKEEDIEIFEVSSNRVSSHIPGKELHEKYQSGKQTLVVGVKKSLKFQSCKPSAHYQLPIVSGCMGQCEYCYLNTQLGDKPYVRVHVNIDEILEKAGEYIKERLPDTTIFEGAATSDPLPVEPYTHALESCIRYFGQVEHARFRFVSKYTDVESLLSLPHNGHTEIRFSLNTDTIIQKYEHHTPTARHRIKAATAVAKAGYSLGFIIAPVFLYDGWVEEYQNLLLELHEELPEDVLKRVSFEVISHRYTLRAKGRINEIFPENQLPMKEEERQFKYGQFGYGKYLYPKEDLEDMKTFFISELIRYFPESEIKYII, encoded by the coding sequence ATGTTTCGACCAAAGCGTGTTATATTTGAGCAAGGAGCGAAAGAATTTGCTCTTGGTAAAGAGTTATATGAACGGTTTTTAAAAGAAGAAGATATCGAAATTTTTGAGGTGAGTTCGAATCGAGTAAGCTCTCACATTCCAGGAAAAGAATTGCATGAAAAGTATCAAAGTGGCAAGCAGACGTTAGTCGTTGGGGTCAAGAAAAGTTTAAAATTTCAAAGTTGTAAACCCTCTGCACACTATCAATTGCCCATTGTTAGTGGATGTATGGGACAATGTGAGTATTGTTATTTAAATACACAACTTGGAGATAAACCCTATGTTAGAGTTCATGTAAATATCGATGAAATCTTAGAAAAGGCGGGGGAATATATAAAGGAAAGGCTTCCCGATACTACAATTTTTGAAGGGGCAGCTACATCTGATCCACTTCCAGTTGAGCCATATACGCATGCATTAGAATCCTGTATTCGATATTTTGGGCAAGTGGAACATGCTAGGTTTCGGTTCGTAAGTAAATATACGGATGTAGAATCCTTACTATCGCTACCCCATAATGGACATACAGAAATCCGATTTAGCCTCAATACCGATACAATTATTCAGAAGTATGAGCACCATACACCGACGGCTAGGCATCGTATCAAGGCTGCAACTGCAGTTGCAAAAGCAGGATATTCCCTTGGATTTATTATAGCTCCAGTCTTTTTATATGATGGATGGGTAGAAGAGTATCAGAACTTATTGTTAGAACTGCATGAGGAGCTTCCAGAAGATGTTTTAAAACGAGTGAGTTTTGAAGTGATATCCCATCGCTATACATTACGAGCAAAAGGACGGATTAATGAAATATTTCCAGAAAATCAATTACCAATGAAAGAAGAGGAACGCCAATTTAAATACGGGCAATTTGGTTACGGAAAGTATTTATATCCAAAAGAAGATTTAGAGGATATGAAAACATTTTTTATATCTGAATTAATTCGATATTTTCCAGAAAGTGAAATTAAGTATATCATATAG
- a CDS encoding nucleotidyltransferase domain-containing protein — protein sequence MRTYDAIEKVSKRIIEDNICEAIIVKGSIGRGDDDAYSDVDMYVIVAENRMQEFLDKRIEYLSTYQPIIFYEYQNFVANQVVAIFEDGLHFDLYTVTMETLPQKDKIKIVYDPKQLLENYKVGVISITKEDLASSFHNILYTFVEADTAFSRKNYPWTSSMLRYSISDCALLLRYIFDKEYAYLRLKKINEVIPEEQYMWLEEASESLNQQGYQRAIQLIIQILDYVVQQLSEEDMDGFNFEFLKWIKAQIGNTLFTRK from the coding sequence TTGAGAACTTATGATGCAATTGAAAAAGTAAGCAAGCGAATTATAGAAGATAATATATGTGAAGCTATCATAGTTAAGGGCTCCATAGGACGTGGAGATGATGATGCGTATTCTGATGTTGATATGTATGTAATTGTTGCAGAAAATAGAATGCAAGAGTTTTTAGATAAAAGAATCGAGTATTTAAGTACATATCAGCCAATTATATTTTATGAATACCAAAACTTTGTAGCGAATCAGGTTGTTGCGATATTTGAAGATGGTTTGCATTTTGATTTATATACAGTAACAATGGAAACACTTCCGCAAAAGGATAAAATAAAAATTGTATATGATCCAAAGCAGTTATTAGAAAATTATAAGGTTGGTGTTATTTCAATTACGAAAGAAGATTTAGCCAGCAGTTTCCATAATATTCTTTATACATTTGTTGAAGCAGATACTGCATTTTCACGTAAGAACTATCCATGGACATCAAGCATGTTAAGATATTCTATTTCAGATTGTGCGTTATTACTTCGTTACATCTTTGATAAGGAATATGCTTATCTTCGACTTAAAAAAATAAATGAAGTAATCCCAGAAGAACAATATATGTGGTTAGAGGAAGCTTCAGAGAGCTTAAATCAGCAAGGGTATCAAAGAGCAATTCAATTAATCATTCAAATACTAGATTATGTAGTACAACAACTATCGGAAGAGGATATGGATGGATTTAATTTTGAATTTTTAAAATGGATTAAAGCTCAAATAGGAAATACACTATTTACCAGAAAGTAA
- a CDS encoding amino acid ABC transporter ATP-binding protein, producing the protein MSTNNKPLIEVKNINKKFKRTEALKDISLDIYEGEVVFIIGPSGSGKSTLLRCLNRLEEPTGGQIFFEGVDITDKKVNIDKHRQKMGMVFQLFNLFPHMTIMKNLTLAPMKLQGVSKEAAEAEAMRLLKRVGLEDRADAYPDQLSGGQKQRIAIVRALCMKPDVMLFDEPTSALDPEMVGEVLSVMRELANDKMTMVVVTHEMNFAKEVATRVIFMDQGVIVEENNPKELFENPKSDRLKNFLSKVL; encoded by the coding sequence ATGAGCACTAATAATAAGCCTCTAATTGAAGTTAAAAATATTAACAAAAAATTTAAAAGAACAGAAGCACTAAAAGATATATCTCTTGATATCTATGAAGGTGAGGTAGTTTTTATCATTGGACCATCTGGTTCTGGTAAAAGTACGCTACTTCGATGCTTAAATCGTTTGGAAGAACCAACGGGCGGTCAGATATTTTTTGAAGGTGTTGATATTACAGATAAGAAAGTAAATATTGATAAGCATCGTCAAAAGATGGGTATGGTATTCCAGTTATTTAACTTATTCCCTCATATGACAATCATGAAGAACTTAACCTTAGCACCTATGAAACTTCAAGGTGTCAGCAAAGAGGCTGCAGAAGCGGAAGCCATGCGATTACTTAAAAGAGTAGGCCTTGAAGATCGTGCAGATGCTTATCCAGATCAGTTATCTGGTGGTCAAAAGCAACGTATTGCAATTGTCCGTGCATTATGCATGAAGCCAGATGTTATGCTGTTTGACGAACCTACTTCTGCCCTTGACCCTGAAATGGTTGGTGAAGTTCTTAGTGTTATGCGTGAACTTGCCAACGATAAAATGACGATGGTAGTTGTAACCCATGAAATGAACTTTGCAAAGGAAGTAGCAACAAGAGTTATTTTCATGGATCAAGGTGTTATTGTAGAAGAAAATAATCCAAAGGAACTTTTTGAAAATCCAAAGAGTGATCGTTTGAAAAACTTTTTAAGTAAAGTATTATAA
- a CDS encoding amino acid ABC transporter permease — MIEYFQNGIQSFKDAFYLNFIKEDRWRYITDGVATTLKITFFAVLLGIVLGFLVAIIRSTYEKTHKLKFANFLCKVYLTVIRGTPVVIQLMIIYFVIFQAVDIDKVFVAIIAFGINSGAYVAEIVRSGIMSIGNGQFEAGRSLGFNYLQTMRYIIMPQAFKNVLPALGNEFIVLLKETSVSGYIALQDLTKGGDIIRSRTYSPFMPLMAVAIIYLLMVCVFQFFVERLERRLQKNEH; from the coding sequence ATGATTGAATATTTTCAAAATGGAATACAATCGTTTAAAGATGCATTTTATTTAAACTTTATTAAGGAAGATCGTTGGAGATATATAACGGATGGTGTTGCAACAACATTAAAGATCACGTTTTTTGCGGTGTTACTTGGTATTGTTCTTGGATTTTTAGTTGCGATTATACGATCTACGTATGAAAAAACTCATAAACTGAAGTTTGCAAACTTTTTATGTAAGGTGTATTTAACCGTAATTAGAGGAACACCAGTTGTAATACAGCTTATGATAATTTACTTTGTTATCTTTCAAGCGGTAGATATTGATAAAGTATTTGTCGCAATCATAGCGTTTGGTATTAATTCGGGCGCATATGTTGCGGAAATTGTAAGAAGTGGAATTATGTCCATTGGTAACGGCCAATTTGAAGCAGGTAGAAGTTTGGGATTTAATTATTTACAAACAATGAGATATATTATTATGCCACAGGCATTTAAAAATGTATTGCCTGCACTTGGTAATGAATTTATCGTACTGTTAAAGGAAACATCTGTTTCTGGTTATATCGCCCTACAAGATCTTACAAAAGGTGGCGACATTATTAGAAGTAGAACCTATAGTCCTTTTATGCCATTGATGGCAGTAGCAATTATATATTTATTAATGGTATGTGTTTTTCAATTCTTTGTGGAACGTTTAGAGAGGAGGCTGCAAAAGAATGAGCACTAA
- a CDS encoding basic amino acid ABC transporter substrate-binding protein, whose protein sequence is MKKKNLFVAAVLAMAVTLSACGTKADNNSNVGSDGEEVKTLIMATNAEFPPYEYYEGNEIVGIDVEIAKAIAEDLGMELKVEDMAFDSIIAAVQTGKADIGAAGITVDEDRLVNVDFTDTYAKATQVIIVNEDSTITKPEELNGKTIGVQLGTTGDIYADDIEGATVERYNKGADAVQALKTNKIDAVIIDSEPAKVFVKENEGIKILDEKFTDEDYAIAVKKGNEEFLKQINDSLAKLKDSGKLQEIIDKYIVAD, encoded by the coding sequence ATGAAAAAGAAGAATTTATTTGTTGCAGCAGTATTAGCAATGGCAGTGACATTATCTGCGTGCGGAACAAAAGCGGATAATAATAGTAATGTTGGTAGTGATGGTGAGGAAGTTAAAACGCTTATTATGGCAACGAATGCAGAATTCCCTCCATATGAATATTATGAAGGTAATGAAATCGTTGGTATTGATGTTGAGATTGCAAAAGCAATTGCTGAAGATTTAGGAATGGAATTAAAAGTGGAAGATATGGCTTTTGATTCTATTATAGCAGCAGTACAAACTGGAAAAGCAGACATTGGGGCAGCAGGAATTACAGTAGATGAAGATCGATTAGTAAATGTAGATTTTACAGATACTTATGCAAAAGCTACACAAGTTATTATTGTAAATGAAGATAGTACAATAACAAAACCAGAAGAACTTAACGGAAAAACAATTGGTGTTCAACTTGGAACTACTGGTGATATTTATGCAGATGATATTGAAGGTGCAACGGTAGAACGTTACAATAAAGGAGCAGATGCAGTTCAAGCTTTAAAGACAAATAAAATTGATGCAGTTATTATCGATAGTGAACCAGCAAAAGTATTCGTAAAAGAAAATGAAGGCATCAAGATTTTAGATGAAAAGTTTACAGATGAAGATTATGCCATTGCAGTTAAAAAAGGCAATGAAGAATTTTTAAAACAAATCAATGATTCATTAGCAAAATTAAAAGACTCAGGGAAATTACAAGAAATTATTGATAAATATATTGTAGCTGATTAA
- a CDS encoding DUF5716 family protein, with amino-acid sequence MNDLRTLLIGIDINDEYTQVSNYQYKLKVPEAVSFSSDKEDFLIPTCLCVKESTKEWLFGHEAIRCKELMQGELVTGLFTKLINDEKVTIYGVTFTALDLLERYFKKLLGALRQANRNNSILKLAITMKKMTVKLRTGLMEVLNRLGIEEDRVLILSHVGSFMYYAVSQRPELWTNDVGLFHYDEEGLSYYQLTIGRRMTPAAIVAREYDISEEFPYSLRSEEEPMRLSYRFEDLAKRVLYKKIVSTLYVTGKGFEGGWADSALRNLCAGRRVFQGQNIYTKGACYAALAQNNGLFDGYVFLNEDMITSNIALSVYQDAKEVDYVLAKAATSWWEIDTTIHVILDDTDELKFKVSNLLNKESMDEIMKLENMYVRENKTIRLQIRLHFLNRETAVITVKDTGFGAFYKNGYRIWEQILKL; translated from the coding sequence ATTAAAAGTGCCAGAAGCTGTGAGTTTTTCTTCTGATAAAGAGGATTTTTTGATTCCTACCTGCCTTTGTGTAAAAGAAAGTACGAAGGAGTGGCTCTTTGGACATGAGGCAATCCGTTGCAAGGAACTTATGCAAGGTGAACTTGTAACTGGATTATTTACGAAGCTAATCAATGATGAGAAAGTTACGATTTACGGAGTGACCTTTACAGCACTTGATTTACTTGAACGATATTTTAAAAAGTTACTAGGTGCGCTAAGGCAAGCAAATCGTAATAATAGTATTTTAAAATTAGCGATTACAATGAAAAAAATGACAGTGAAATTAAGAACTGGATTGATGGAAGTATTGAATCGATTAGGGATTGAAGAAGATCGAGTGTTAATTTTAAGTCATGTTGGCAGTTTTATGTACTATGCAGTAAGTCAAAGGCCTGAACTTTGGACAAATGATGTGGGCTTATTTCATTATGATGAAGAGGGGCTTTCCTATTATCAATTAACCATTGGAAGACGTATGACTCCAGCGGCAATTGTTGCAAGAGAATATGATATTTCAGAAGAGTTTCCATATTCATTAAGGAGTGAGGAAGAGCCGATGCGCCTTTCTTATCGGTTTGAGGATCTTGCAAAGCGAGTATTATATAAAAAGATAGTATCAACTTTATATGTTACTGGAAAAGGCTTTGAGGGAGGCTGGGCGGATAGTGCGCTTCGTAATCTTTGCGCGGGTAGGAGAGTATTTCAAGGACAAAATATATATACTAAAGGGGCTTGTTATGCAGCTCTTGCCCAAAATAATGGCCTATTTGATGGTTATGTTTTTTTAAATGAAGACATGATAACCTCAAACATTGCATTATCGGTATACCAAGATGCAAAGGAAGTAGATTATGTTCTAGCAAAAGCGGCAACATCTTGGTGGGAGATTGATACGACAATTCACGTAATCTTAGATGATACGGATGAACTTAAATTTAAGGTAAGTAATTTACTGAATAAAGAATCCATGGATGAAATAATGAAATTAGAAAACATGTATGTACGTGAAAATAAAACCATTCGTTTGCAAATACGTTTACATTTTCTTAATAGGGAGACAGCTGTAATTACAGTGAAAGATACAGGATTTGGTGCTTTTTATAAAAATGGCTACCGAATTTGGGAACAGATATTAAAATTATGA